In Acipenser ruthenus chromosome 15, fAciRut3.2 maternal haplotype, whole genome shotgun sequence, a genomic segment contains:
- the LOC117422481 gene encoding BAG family molecular chaperone regulator 5-like, protein MEMGNQHPSMIRLQEIMKEVKDLSSQVVSFSGLQTDKDYCKLERALTRQLFEIDSVDTENKGDIQRAKRGATNEVQSLLEILQQNVNHPSRVEIERIYLEAQNLVAQEVTPLRGGGGTISDEFVDGIQDVILRLTQIRTGGKVHLRKARYRALTRVCAVQDIIESCMKQQALSLPLSNNTHGSVTKINSIMVEVNKSRGDFIALLMGLNSGDSCGRLSRVLTGFLVELDALDVSGNTEVRNYRKQVVEEINGLLKHLDLEGEGDATCRYDLAQNDSIQKIEQIRHTVAQLRGHLLTIEKANELHFKHKAELQGLLTRLDEVSTARNPCIREARRRAVLEVQAVITYIDLIEALRKRAGDTCMEEHPSHKAVWNVLGSLSELQRQVLVFEGKRADKNYKLLEELLTKQLLALDAVDPQGDEMSKIARKQAVKFAQNILSYLDMETDEWEY, encoded by the coding sequence ATGGAAATGGGCAACCAGCATCCCTCCATGATTCGGCTCCAGGAAATCATGAAGGAAGTCAAGGACCTCAGCTCACAGGTGGTGTCTTTCAGTGGCCTGCAAACTGACAAGGATTACTGCAAACTGGAAAGAGCTTTGACCAGACAGCTGTTTGAGATTGACTCGGTGGACACAGAGAACAAGGGGGACATCCAGAGGGCTAAGAGGGGGGCCACCAATGAGGTCCAAAGTCTGCTTGAGATTCTACAGCAAAACGTCAACCACCCGTCCCGGGTGGAGATCGAGAGGATCTACCTTGAGGCACAGAACCTGGTCGCCCAGGAGGTGACGCCGctgaggggaggagggggaaccATCAGCGACGAGTTTGTGGATGGCATCCAGGATGTCATTTTGAGACTGACTCAGATCAGAACCGGGGGAAAAGTACATTTGCGGAAAGCCAGGTACCGTGCACTGACTagggtgtgtgcagtgcaggatATCATAGAGAGCTGCATGAAGCAGCAGGCTCTATCACTCCCCCTTTCCAACAACACCCATGGCTCAGTCACCAAGATCAACTCTATCATGGTGGAGGTCAACAAGTCCCGTGGTGACTTTATCGCTCTCCTGATGGGACTGAACAGCGGGGACAGCTGCGGGCGCCTCTCCCGGGTGCTCACAGGGTTTCTTGTCGAGCTGGATGCCCTGGATGTATCCGGGAACACAGAGGTCCGAAACTACAGGAAGCAGGTGGTAGAGGAGATCAACGGGCTGCTGAAACACTTGGACCTGGAAGGAGAAGGGGACGCCACCTGCAGGTATGACCTGGCCCAGAATGATTCCATCCAGAAAATCGAGCAGATCCGTCACACGGTGGCCCAACTGCGGGGCCATCTCCTAACGATCGAGAAAGCCAACGAGCTTCACTTCAAACACAAGGCAGAGCTGCAGGGGCTGCTGACCAGGCTGGACGAGGTGAGCACTGCCAGGAACCCCTGCATCCGTGAAGCCAGGCGGAGGGCGGTTTTGGAGGTGCAGGCTGTCATCACCTACATTGACCTGATCGAAGCGCTGAGGAAGAGGGCTGGCGATACCTGCATGGAGGAGCACCCCTCCCACAAGGCTGTCTGGAACGTGCTGGGGAGCCTCTCCGAACTGCAGAGGCAGGTGCTTGTCTTTGAAGGCAAAAGAGCCGACAAGAACTATAAGTTGCTGGAGGAACTTCTTACTAAGCAACTCTTAGCACTTGATGCAGTAGATCCCCAGGGAGATGAAATGTCCAAAATTGCCCGGAAACAGGCAGTCAAGTTTGCTCAGAACATTCTCAGCTACTTGGATATGGAGACAGATGAATGGGAATACTAG